In a single window of the Elaeis guineensis isolate ETL-2024a chromosome 6, EG11, whole genome shotgun sequence genome:
- the LOC109506005 gene encoding bZIP transcription factor RISBZ1 isoform X2 has translation MERVFSGDEMSDSFWAAAAGLPSPAAGGRPRGLMNRSPSEWYFEKFLEVAEEEAAIPRTTPPPPANPNLDPDYNRNPPPASAVASNSSGGGRKDGGRGEDDELVEIKEPAVVAAAAPPQGPPSDPPADVDPKEYAALLKQRLDLYRAAVATCRGSGVNSPDSSSLDSKSLSLDASQLGSQGPVQGLMLDVRRALSTTDEDERIRILHEIERTSSGTLMVIGVDSYSCAPWNGAADVPNMRYTPSPYIPYMPSSYIPQMSLLDAAQMPPYFDPQITVSSSFYISQMTSPDISWPHEYDTFFSGPSVYLDEKVERVAQFVDDSTASVISEQHDQQTSSTDIEKEPSQ, from the exons ATGGAGAGGGTTTTCTCAGGGGACGAGATGTCGGACTCATTCTGGGCCGCCGCTGCGGGGCTTCCTTCGCCGGCCGCCGGCGGCAGGCCACGCGGTCTGATGAATCGGAGCCCCTCCGAGTGGTACTTCGAGAAGTTCCTGGAGGTGGCGGAGGAGGAGGCCGCCATCCCCAGAACCACTCCCCCGCCCCCTGCCAACCCTAACCTTGACCCTGATTACAACCGTAATCCTCCTCCTGCCTCTGCTGTTGCTTCGAATTCTTCTGGTGGTGGGAGGAAGGATGGGGGCAGAGGAGAAGATGACGAGCTGGTCGAGATCAAGGAGCCCGCCGTCGTTGCTGCCGCCGCGCCGCCCCAGGGTCCGCCGTCCGATCCGCCGGCGGATGTTGATCCGAAGGAGTATGCGGCGCTTCTGAAGCAGAGGCTTGACTTGTACCGCGCCGCGGTTGCTACGTGTCGG GGTTCTGGGGTAAATTCACCAGATTCTTCTTCGTTGGACTCCAAATCGCTGTCTTTGGATGCTTCACAGCTGGGATCTCAAGGTCCTGTTCAAG GTCTTATGTTGGAcgttcgtcgtgctttatctacgactgatgaggacgaacggattcggatactgcatgagatagagagaacaagttccgGAACATTGATGGTGATTGGTGTTGATTCATATAGCTGTGCACCTTGGAATGGAGCAGCCGATGTACcaaatatgagatatacgccgtcaccatatattCCATATATGCCATCATCgtatattccgcagatgtcattactagatgctgcacagatgccaccgtatTTTGATCCACAGATAACAGTGTCTTCTTCTTTCTACATCTCTCAGATGACATCACCGGAtatcagttggccacatgagtatgatacttttttttcaggcccatccgtgtatctAGATGAGAAGGTTGAGCGGGTTGCTCAGTTCGTAGATGATTCGACAGCATCCGTTATTTCTGaacagcatgaccagcagacctcctccactgatatagagaaggagccatcacagtag
- the LOC109506005 gene encoding uncharacterized protein isoform X1 yields MERVFSGDEMSDSFWAAAAGLPSPAAGGRPRGLMNRSPSEWYFEKFLEVAEEEAAIPRTTPPPPANPNLDPDYNRNPPPASAVASNSSGGGRKDGGRGEDDELVEIKEPAVVAAAAPPQGPPSDPPADVDPKEYAALLKQRLDLYRAAVATCRGSGVNSPDSSSLDSKSLSLDASQLGSQGPVQGFSEKMVSTRVRVLLYYDGMIQNDKTGVRYSHPANRMIRVFSSLSRQELLDHLYSCIPVDKEKYEIKLKWKSPNLSGRLMQSNYILVPIDDDEDVEEMLTFPLKYSECRFLELYIEKKNVPSFGYDSRHSTQTDNNVGLSSSFVTLMVQTNSVDAVFAEQHSTTVGSSCSIIQSPMVTSPISSATVTSPLLEVVVSAGDDTHIGNDDWVVGGINSDNLDFESDESEDEDYWMDEDSSTNDDDGEDENDDEDVQANINVGETK; encoded by the exons ATGGAGAGGGTTTTCTCAGGGGACGAGATGTCGGACTCATTCTGGGCCGCCGCTGCGGGGCTTCCTTCGCCGGCCGCCGGCGGCAGGCCACGCGGTCTGATGAATCGGAGCCCCTCCGAGTGGTACTTCGAGAAGTTCCTGGAGGTGGCGGAGGAGGAGGCCGCCATCCCCAGAACCACTCCCCCGCCCCCTGCCAACCCTAACCTTGACCCTGATTACAACCGTAATCCTCCTCCTGCCTCTGCTGTTGCTTCGAATTCTTCTGGTGGTGGGAGGAAGGATGGGGGCAGAGGAGAAGATGACGAGCTGGTCGAGATCAAGGAGCCCGCCGTCGTTGCTGCCGCCGCGCCGCCCCAGGGTCCGCCGTCCGATCCGCCGGCGGATGTTGATCCGAAGGAGTATGCGGCGCTTCTGAAGCAGAGGCTTGACTTGTACCGCGCCGCGGTTGCTACGTGTCGG GGTTCTGGGGTAAATTCACCAGATTCTTCTTCGTTGGACTCCAAATCGCTGTCTTTGGATGCTTCACAGCTGGGATCTCAAGGTCCTGTTCAAG GTTTCTCCGAGAAGATggtcagtactcgagttcgtgtactattgtattatgatggcatgatacagaatgataaaACTGGTGTGCGGTACAGTCatcctgcaaatcggatgattagagtattttcatcattatcacgtcaagaattattggaccatttatacagctGTATTCCTgtggacaaagaaaaatatgaaatcaaattgaaatggaaatctcctaatctgtcgggacggttaatgcagagcaattatatcttagttccaattgatgacgatgaagatgtcgaagaaatgctgacttttcctttgaaatattcagaatgtcgatttttagaattatatattgaaaagaaaaatgtaccgagctttggatacgATAGTCGGCATTCAACTCAAACGGACAATAATGTTGGGCTTTCCTCATCTTTCGTAACTCTTATGGTGCAAACCAATAGTGTTGATGCcgtatttgcagaacaacattccactactgtTGGTTCTAGTTGTtcaattattcagagtcctatggtgacttctcctataTCTTCTGCTacggtgacttctcctttgctagaagtagtggtaagtgcgggtgACGATACTCATATAGGAAACGATGACTGGGTAgttggtggaataaattctgataatctagacTTTGAATCAGATGAAAGTGaagatgaagattattggatggatgaggacagtagcactaatgatgatgatggtgaagatgagaatgatgatgaagatgttcaggctaatattaatgtgggagaaactaaataa
- the LOC109506005 gene encoding bZIP transcription factor RISBZ1 isoform X3 has protein sequence MERVFSGDEMSDSFWAAAAGLPSPAAGGRPRGLMNRSPSEWYFEKFLEVAEEEAAIPRTTPPPPANPNLDPDYNRNPPPASAVASNSSGGGRKDGGRGEDDELVEIKEPAVVAAAAPPQGPPSDPPADVDPKEYAALLKQRLDLYRAAVATCRGSGVNSPDSSSLDSKSLSLDASQLGSQGPVQDVAPYFLSNPP, from the exons ATGGAGAGGGTTTTCTCAGGGGACGAGATGTCGGACTCATTCTGGGCCGCCGCTGCGGGGCTTCCTTCGCCGGCCGCCGGCGGCAGGCCACGCGGTCTGATGAATCGGAGCCCCTCCGAGTGGTACTTCGAGAAGTTCCTGGAGGTGGCGGAGGAGGAGGCCGCCATCCCCAGAACCACTCCCCCGCCCCCTGCCAACCCTAACCTTGACCCTGATTACAACCGTAATCCTCCTCCTGCCTCTGCTGTTGCTTCGAATTCTTCTGGTGGTGGGAGGAAGGATGGGGGCAGAGGAGAAGATGACGAGCTGGTCGAGATCAAGGAGCCCGCCGTCGTTGCTGCCGCCGCGCCGCCCCAGGGTCCGCCGTCCGATCCGCCGGCGGATGTTGATCCGAAGGAGTATGCGGCGCTTCTGAAGCAGAGGCTTGACTTGTACCGCGCCGCGGTTGCTACGTGTCGG GGTTCTGGGGTAAATTCACCAGATTCTTCTTCGTTGGACTCCAAATCGCTGTCTTTGGATGCTTCACAGCTGGGATCTCAAGGTCCTGTTCAAG